In the genome of Fulvivirga maritima, one region contains:
- a CDS encoding DUF4249 family protein, protein MLIKEINIYNQLRILILIICITSILSCVESYEFDTKNQEPGVVVESYISNKSYNDTKCYPSEGRYFKVLLKYNSLPSNVRDSSIANAIVMLESSSGSTWFYTEIDKGAYSLLDDDFKATYEQQYRLNITLPNNTEITSSWQKLPTPDTQLGEVHFEETILRSYIDKGDEKQLEENDGINVRINTTADSNQYYKWQFEPLWLYKAPYASIGTPGYQCWIKGTYYLNDYQLKNISADNSDANLFSLEITGNEKIYEYFSVLITQQVMNSNSYNFWMEMKEQNQNSGLFDEPPVSLQTNYTSSDKSIPVFGYFSVYTENATRWVFDKDKLSYPIENDLRAQCDSHICVGGPCPPPSCSDCLLYMNGSPTNSAPEWWEE, encoded by the coding sequence ATGCTAATAAAAGAAATAAATATATACAACCAACTTAGGATACTCATATTAATAATCTGCATCACATCAATCCTATCATGTGTTGAATCCTATGAATTTGATACCAAGAATCAAGAACCAGGAGTAGTGGTAGAAAGCTACATATCTAACAAATCCTATAATGACACAAAATGTTATCCTTCTGAAGGCCGATACTTTAAAGTTCTATTAAAATATAACAGTTTACCTAGTAATGTACGTGATTCTAGCATAGCTAATGCCATAGTCATGTTAGAATCATCTTCCGGATCAACATGGTTTTATACCGAGATTGATAAGGGTGCATATTCTTTGTTAGATGATGACTTTAAAGCTACATATGAACAGCAATATAGACTCAATATAACTTTACCTAATAACACAGAAATAACCTCTTCCTGGCAAAAACTTCCTACTCCAGACACTCAGCTTGGCGAAGTCCATTTCGAAGAAACAATTCTTAGAAGCTATATAGATAAAGGAGACGAGAAACAATTAGAAGAAAATGATGGAATCAATGTCAGAATTAATACTACAGCAGATTCAAATCAATATTATAAATGGCAATTCGAACCGTTGTGGCTCTATAAAGCACCATACGCCAGTATAGGCACTCCAGGATATCAATGCTGGATAAAAGGAACTTACTACCTAAATGACTATCAATTAAAAAATATAAGTGCAGACAATTCAGACGCAAACCTATTCTCACTAGAAATAACCGGTAACGAAAAAATTTATGAATACTTCTCGGTATTAATTACCCAGCAAGTTATGAATTCAAATTCATACAATTTTTGGATGGAAATGAAAGAACAAAATCAAAATTCAGGATTATTTGATGAACCTCCAGTGTCATTACAAACCAATTACACCTCTTCTGATAAATCTATACCAGTATTTGGATACTTTAGTGTTTACACCGAGAACGCTACTAGATGGGTTTTTGATAAAGACAAGTTGAGCTATCCTATAGAAAATGACCTAAGAGCCCAATGCGACTCGCATATCTGTGTTGGCGGCCCTTGTCCTCCACCCTCATGCAGTGATTGCTTACTATATATGAATGGTTCACCTACAAACTCTGCTCCTGAATGGTGGGAAGAATAG